A DNA window from Streptomyces parvus contains the following coding sequences:
- a CDS encoding DUF4097 family beta strand repeat-containing protein: MPVSTWTIDEPRKLSFDDPVAALQVRIVDGTVNVVGTDEPGARLEVSAIEGPPLIVTQEGGRLTVAYEDLPWQDFLRRLDPKGRRRSAVVSLVVPTTASVEVGVIGAGAVVSGIGGRTEVRGITGDSTLVGLTGPVRGESVSGSLEAQSVTGDLRFQSVAGDLTVIDGAGASVRAESVSGDMVLDVDPSGKPTDIRLTTVSGEIAIRLPHPADARVEANTASGAVSNAFEDLRVGGQWGAKKITGTLGAGTGTLRATTVSGSIALLRRPPAQDGAYAAEPTGKVL, translated from the coding sequence ATGCCTGTGTCGACATGGACCATCGATGAGCCGCGGAAGCTCTCCTTCGACGATCCGGTGGCGGCGCTCCAGGTGCGTATCGTCGACGGCACGGTCAACGTGGTCGGGACCGATGAGCCGGGCGCCCGGCTGGAGGTCTCCGCGATCGAGGGGCCGCCACTGATCGTGACCCAGGAGGGCGGCCGGCTCACCGTGGCGTACGAGGATCTGCCCTGGCAGGACTTCCTGCGCCGGCTCGACCCCAAGGGCCGCCGCCGCAGTGCCGTCGTCTCGCTCGTCGTACCCACCACGGCCTCGGTCGAGGTCGGCGTGATCGGCGCGGGGGCCGTCGTCTCCGGCATCGGCGGCCGCACCGAGGTCCGCGGCATCACGGGGGACTCCACGCTCGTCGGGCTGACGGGCCCGGTGCGCGGGGAGTCGGTGTCGGGCAGCCTGGAGGCCCAGAGCGTCACGGGGGACCTGCGCTTCCAGTCCGTGGCCGGCGATCTGACGGTGATCGACGGGGCGGGGGCCTCGGTCCGGGCGGAGTCGGTCAGCGGTGACATGGTGCTGGACGTCGACCCGTCCGGGAAGCCCACGGACATCCGGCTGACCACGGTGTCCGGCGAGATCGCGATCCGGCTGCCGCACCCGGCGGACGCCAGGGTGGAGGCGAACACCGCGAGCGGGGCCGTCTCCAACGCCTTCGAGGACCTGCGGGTCGGCGGGCAGTGGGGCGCGAAGAAGATCACCGGCACGCTGGGCGCCGGGACGGGGACCCTGCGGGCGACGACCGTGTCCGGTTCGATCGCCCTTCTGCGCAGGCCGCCCGCCCAGGACGGCGCGTACGCCGCCGAGCCGACCGGAAAGGTTCTCTGA
- a CDS encoding DUF6104 family protein has protein sequence MYFTDRGIEELEKRRGEEEVTFEWLAEQLRTFVDLNPDFEVPVERLATWLARLDDEDDEDA, from the coding sequence ATGTACTTCACGGACCGTGGCATCGAGGAACTGGAGAAGCGGCGCGGCGAGGAGGAGGTCACCTTCGAGTGGCTCGCCGAGCAGCTGCGGACGTTCGTCGATCTCAACCCCGATTTCGAGGTGCCCGTGGAGCGCCTCGCGACCTGGCTGGCCCGGCTGGACGACGAGGACGACGAGGACGCGTGA
- a CDS encoding multifunctional oxoglutarate decarboxylase/oxoglutarate dehydrogenase thiamine pyrophosphate-binding subunit/dihydrolipoyllysine-residue succinyltransferase subunit, with translation MSSQSPSNSSVSTDQASPGTNPAAAFGANEWLVDEIYQQYLQDPSSVDRAWWDFFADYKPGAAGTADKPAPGASGAPATEAAAPAAPAPAAAPAPAKAAPAAAPAAPAQPAPTKAAPAPAPAKTAPAEAKPAAAKPAAAPAKPTADGSAEAPAGPEYVTLRGPSAAVAKNMNASLELPTATSVRAVPVKLLFDNRIVINNHLKRARGGKISFTHLIGYAMVQALKAMPSMNYSYAEKDGKPTLVKPEHVNLGLAIDLVKPNGDRQLVVAAIKKAETLNFFEFWQAYEDIVRRARIGKLGMDDFTGVTASLTNPGGIGTVHSVPRLMPGQGLIMGVGAMDYPAEFQGTSQDTLNKLGISKVMTLTSTYDHRVIQGAASGEFLRVLSQLLLGENEFYDEIFKALRIPYEPVRWLKDIDASHDDDVTKAARVFELIHSYRVRGHVMADTDPLEYHQRKHPDLDITEHGLTLWDLEREFAVGGFAGKTMMKLRDILGVLRESYCRTTGIEFMHIQDPKQRKWLQDRVERPRPKPEREEQLRILRRLNAAEAFETFLQTKYVGQKRFSLEGGESVIPLLDAVLDSAAEARLDEVVIGMAHRGRLNVLANIVGKSYAQIFREFEGNLDPRSMHGSGDVKYHLGAEGTFTGLDGEQIKVSLAANPSHLEAVDPVLEGIARAKQDIINKGGTDFTVLPVALHGDAAFAGQGVVAETLNMSQLRGYRTGGTVHVVINNQVGFTAAPESSRSSMYATDVARMIEAPIIHVNGDDPEAVVRVARLAFEFRQAFNKDVVIDLICYRRRGHNEGDNPEFTNPQMYTLIDKKRSVRKLYTESLIGRGDITLEEAEQALQDFQGQLEKVFAEVREATSQPASPHVPEPQAAFPVAVETAVSAEVVKRIAESQVNIPESITVHPRLMPQMQRRAASVENGTIDWGMGETLAIGSLLMEGTPVRLAGQDTRRGTFGQRHAVLVDQVTGEDYTPLLYLADDQARYNVYDSLLSEYAAMGFEYGYSLARPESLVIWEAQFGDFVNGAQTVVDEFISSAEQKWGQTSGVTLLLPHGYEGQGPDHSSARPERFLQMCAQDNMTVAMPTLPSNYFHLLRWQVHNPHHKPLIVFTPKSMLRLKAAASSIEEFTSGGFRPVIGDASVKAEDVRKVVFVSGKLYYDLDAEREKRGDTETAIIRLERLYPLPGAEIQAEIAKYPNAEKYLWAQEEPANQGAWPFIALNLIDHLDLAVGADVPHGERLRRISRPHGSSPAVGSAKRHQAEQTQLVNEVFEA, from the coding sequence GTGTCGTCTCAGTCCCCCAGTAACTCAAGCGTCTCGACCGACCAAGCCAGCCCGGGCACCAACCCGGCCGCGGCTTTCGGCGCCAATGAATGGCTCGTCGACGAGATCTACCAGCAGTACCTCCAGGACCCCAGTTCGGTCGATCGTGCCTGGTGGGACTTCTTCGCCGACTACAAGCCGGGTGCCGCCGGCACGGCGGACAAGCCCGCTCCCGGGGCCTCGGGGGCCCCGGCGACCGAGGCCGCCGCCCCGGCCGCGCCCGCTCCGGCAGCCGCTCCGGCTCCGGCGAAGGCCGCGCCCGCCGCCGCTCCGGCCGCCCCCGCGCAGCCGGCCCCGACCAAGGCCGCCCCGGCCCCGGCCCCGGCGAAGACCGCTCCCGCCGAGGCGAAGCCCGCGGCGGCGAAGCCCGCTGCCGCGCCCGCCAAGCCCACGGCGGACGGGTCCGCCGAGGCCCCGGCAGGACCGGAGTACGTGACGCTGCGCGGCCCCTCGGCCGCCGTCGCGAAGAACATGAACGCCTCGCTGGAGCTGCCGACGGCCACGTCCGTCCGCGCGGTCCCGGTGAAGCTGCTCTTCGACAACCGCATCGTCATCAACAACCACCTCAAGCGGGCCCGCGGCGGGAAGATCTCCTTCACGCACCTCATCGGGTACGCGATGGTGCAGGCCCTCAAGGCCATGCCGTCGATGAACTACTCCTACGCGGAGAAGGACGGCAAGCCGACCCTGGTCAAGCCGGAGCACGTCAACCTGGGTCTGGCCATCGACCTGGTGAAGCCGAACGGCGACCGCCAGCTGGTCGTCGCGGCCATCAAGAAAGCCGAGACGCTCAACTTCTTCGAGTTCTGGCAGGCGTACGAGGACATCGTCCGGCGCGCCCGCATCGGCAAGCTCGGCATGGACGACTTCACCGGCGTCACCGCCTCGCTGACCAACCCCGGCGGCATCGGCACCGTCCACTCGGTGCCCCGCCTGATGCCCGGTCAGGGCCTCATCATGGGCGTCGGCGCGATGGACTACCCGGCGGAGTTCCAGGGCACCTCCCAGGACACCCTCAACAAGCTCGGTATCTCGAAGGTCATGACGCTCACGTCGACCTACGACCACCGGGTCATCCAGGGTGCCGCCTCCGGCGAGTTCCTGCGCGTCCTCTCCCAGCTGCTGCTCGGCGAGAACGAGTTCTACGACGAGATCTTCAAGGCGCTGCGCATCCCCTACGAGCCGGTCCGCTGGCTCAAGGACATCGACGCCTCGCACGACGACGACGTCACCAAGGCCGCGCGGGTCTTCGAGCTGATCCACTCCTACCGGGTCCGCGGCCACGTCATGGCCGACACCGACCCGCTGGAGTACCACCAGCGCAAGCACCCCGACCTGGACATCACCGAGCACGGCCTCACCCTGTGGGACCTGGAGCGGGAGTTCGCGGTCGGCGGGTTCGCCGGCAAGACGATGATGAAGCTCCGCGACATCCTCGGCGTGCTCCGTGAGTCGTACTGCCGCACCACCGGCATCGAGTTCATGCACATCCAGGACCCGAAGCAGCGCAAGTGGCTCCAGGACCGGGTGGAGCGCCCTCGCCCGAAGCCCGAGCGCGAGGAGCAGCTGCGCATCCTGCGCCGGCTGAACGCCGCGGAGGCGTTCGAGACCTTCCTGCAGACGAAGTACGTCGGCCAGAAGCGGTTCTCGCTGGAGGGCGGCGAGTCCGTCATCCCGCTGCTCGACGCCGTTCTCGACTCCGCGGCCGAGGCCCGCCTCGACGAGGTCGTCATCGGTATGGCCCACCGCGGCCGCCTGAACGTCCTGGCGAACATCGTCGGCAAGTCGTACGCGCAGATCTTCCGCGAGTTCGAGGGCAACCTCGACCCGCGCTCGATGCACGGCTCCGGCGACGTCAAGTACCACCTGGGCGCCGAGGGCACCTTCACCGGTCTGGACGGCGAGCAGATCAAGGTCTCGCTGGCCGCCAACCCCTCGCACCTGGAGGCGGTCGACCCGGTCCTGGAGGGCATCGCCCGCGCCAAGCAGGACATCATCAACAAGGGCGGCACGGACTTCACGGTCCTGCCGGTCGCGCTCCACGGCGACGCGGCCTTCGCGGGCCAGGGCGTCGTCGCCGAGACGCTCAACATGTCGCAGCTGCGCGGCTACCGCACCGGCGGCACCGTGCACGTGGTGATCAACAACCAGGTCGGCTTCACCGCCGCCCCGGAGTCCTCGCGCTCCTCGATGTACGCCACCGACGTGGCGCGCATGATCGAGGCGCCGATCATCCACGTCAACGGCGACGACCCGGAGGCCGTGGTCCGCGTCGCGCGGCTCGCCTTCGAGTTCCGGCAGGCGTTCAACAAGGACGTCGTGATCGACCTCATCTGCTACCGCCGCCGCGGTCACAACGAGGGTGACAACCCGGAGTTCACCAACCCGCAGATGTACACCCTGATCGACAAGAAGCGCTCGGTGCGCAAGCTCTACACCGAGTCCCTCATCGGTCGCGGCGACATCACGCTGGAAGAGGCGGAGCAGGCGCTCCAGGACTTCCAGGGCCAGCTGGAGAAGGTCTTCGCGGAGGTCCGCGAGGCCACCTCACAGCCCGCCTCCCCGCACGTCCCGGAACCGCAGGCCGCGTTCCCGGTGGCCGTCGAGACCGCGGTCTCCGCCGAGGTCGTCAAGCGGATCGCCGAGTCGCAGGTCAACATCCCCGAATCGATCACCGTCCACCCGCGTCTGATGCCGCAGATGCAGCGCCGCGCGGCCTCGGTGGAGAACGGCACGATCGACTGGGGCATGGGCGAGACGCTGGCCATCGGTTCGCTGCTGATGGAGGGCACCCCGGTCCGGCTCGCCGGCCAGGACACCCGCCGCGGCACGTTCGGCCAGCGCCACGCGGTCCTGGTCGACCAGGTCACCGGCGAGGACTACACCCCGCTGCTGTACCTGGCGGACGACCAGGCCCGGTACAACGTCTACGACTCGCTGCTCAGCGAGTACGCGGCGATGGGCTTCGAGTACGGCTACTCGCTGGCCCGTCCGGAGTCGCTGGTCATCTGGGAGGCCCAGTTCGGTGACTTCGTCAACGGCGCGCAGACCGTCGTGGACGAGTTCATCTCCTCGGCCGAGCAGAAGTGGGGCCAGACCTCCGGCGTCACGCTGCTCCTGCCGCACGGCTACGAGGGCCAGGGCCCGGACCACAGCTCCGCCCGCCCGGAGCGCTTCCTCCAGATGTGCGCGCAGGACAACATGACGGTCGCGATGCCGACCCTGCCGTCGAACTACTTCCACCTGCTGCGCTGGCAGGTGCACAACCCGCACCACAAGCCGCTCATCGTCTTCACCCCGAAGTCGATGCTGCGTCTGAAGGCGGCGGCCTCGTCCATCGAGGAGTTCACCTCCGGCGGCTTCCGCCCGGTGATCGGCGACGCGTCGGTCAAGGCCGAGGACGTCCGCAAGGTCGTCTTCGTCTCGGGCAAGCTGTACTACGACCTGGACGCCGAGCGGGAGAAGCGGGGCGACACGGAGACCGCGATCATCCGCCTCGAGCGGCTGTACCCGCTGCCGGGTGCGGAGATCCAGGCCGAGATCGCGAAGTACCCGAACGCCGAGAAGTACCTGTGGGCGCAGGAGGAGCCGGCGAACCAGGGTGCGTGGCCGTTCATCGCGCTCAACCTGATCGACCACCTGGACCTCGCGGTCGGCGCGGACGTGCCGCACGGCGAGCGCCTGCGCCGCATCTCGCGGCCGCACGGCTCGTCCCCGGCGGTCGGCTCGGCCAAGCGCCACCAGGCGGAGCAGACGCAGTTGGTCAACGAGGTCTTCGAGGCCTGA
- a CDS encoding ATP-binding protein: protein MTRPGSGLRPFSIKAKLGTLVVVSVFITTGLLIVALRTRTEFRFITVFSVIATLLITQFVAHGLTAPLDEMRAVARSISHGDYTRRVSGAGRRDELGDLAQTINRMADDLEAEDRHRKELVANVSHELRTPIAALRAVLENVVDGVSAADPETMRTALKQTERLGRLVETLLDLSRLDNGVVALKARRFEVWPYLSGVLKEANLAASQRRLSSGSGNHSRTDVHLHLDVSPPELTAHADAERLHQVVANLIDNAVKHSPPHGRVTVLARRGASPESLELEVIDEGPGIPEAERHRVFERFNRGQAPSPQGPGSDGGTGLGLAIARWAVDLHGGRIGVAESVRGCRIQVTLPGIPEPRG from the coding sequence ATGACCCGGCCAGGGTCCGGACTGCGGCCCTTCTCGATCAAGGCCAAGCTCGGCACGCTCGTCGTGGTCTCGGTGTTCATCACCACGGGCCTGCTGATCGTCGCGCTGCGGACCCGTACGGAGTTCCGCTTCATCACGGTGTTCTCGGTGATCGCCACGCTGCTGATCACCCAGTTCGTGGCGCACGGTCTGACCGCGCCGCTGGACGAGATGAGAGCGGTGGCCCGGTCGATCTCGCACGGCGACTACACGCGCCGGGTGAGCGGCGCCGGGCGGCGGGACGAGCTGGGTGACCTGGCGCAGACGATCAACCGCATGGCGGACGATCTGGAGGCGGAGGACCGGCATCGAAAAGAGCTGGTCGCCAATGTCAGCCATGAGCTGCGCACCCCCATCGCCGCGCTCAGAGCCGTGCTGGAGAACGTGGTGGACGGGGTGTCCGCCGCCGATCCGGAGACGATGCGCACGGCGCTGAAGCAGACGGAGCGGCTGGGCCGGCTCGTCGAGACGCTGCTGGACCTCTCGCGGCTGGACAACGGGGTCGTCGCACTCAAGGCACGCCGTTTCGAGGTGTGGCCGTACCTGTCGGGCGTACTGAAGGAGGCGAACCTCGCCGCCTCCCAGCGACGCCTGTCGTCGGGTTCGGGCAATCACTCCCGTACGGACGTCCATCTGCATCTGGACGTCTCGCCGCCGGAGCTCACCGCGCACGCGGACGCCGAGCGGCTGCACCAGGTGGTCGCGAACCTGATCGACAACGCGGTCAAGCACAGCCCGCCGCACGGCCGGGTGACGGTGCTGGCCCGGCGCGGGGCCTCCCCCGAGTCGCTGGAGCTGGAAGTCATCGACGAGGGGCCCGGCATCCCGGAGGCGGAGCGCCACCGGGTCTTCGAGCGTTTCAACCGGGGCCAGGCGCCCTCCCCGCAGGGTCCGGGAAGCGACGGCGGTACGGGCCTCGGTCTCGCCATCGCCCGGTGGGCGGTCGATCTGCACGGCGGCCGGATCGGTGTGGCCGAATCCGTACGGGGCTGCCGCATCCAGGTCACTCTCCCGGGAATCCCCGAGCCGCGCGGTTGA
- a CDS encoding response regulator transcription factor, whose translation MEQTHTTHNGVAATPGAQRRVLVVEDDATIVDAISARLRAEGFLVQTALDGPAAVDAAEAWQPDLMVLDIMLPGFDGLEVCRRVQASRPVPVLMLTARDDETDMLVGLGVGADDYMTKPFSMRELAARVHVLLRRVERAALAAVTPRSGILRLGELEIDHAQRRVRVRAEDVHLTPTEFDLLVCLANTPRAVLSREQLLAEVWDWADASGTRTVDSHIKALRRKIGAERIRTVHGVGYALETPAP comes from the coding sequence ATGGAACAGACACACACCACCCACAACGGCGTCGCGGCCACCCCGGGGGCTCAGCGCCGGGTGCTGGTGGTCGAGGACGACGCCACGATCGTCGACGCCATTTCCGCCCGGCTGCGGGCGGAGGGCTTCCTGGTGCAGACCGCGCTGGACGGCCCCGCGGCCGTGGACGCGGCCGAGGCCTGGCAGCCCGACCTGATGGTGCTCGACATCATGCTTCCGGGCTTCGACGGCCTGGAGGTCTGCCGCCGGGTGCAGGCATCGCGCCCGGTCCCGGTGCTGATGCTCACCGCGCGCGACGACGAGACCGACATGCTGGTCGGGCTCGGGGTGGGCGCCGACGACTACATGACCAAGCCGTTCTCCATGCGCGAGCTGGCCGCCCGGGTGCACGTGCTGCTGCGCCGGGTGGAGCGGGCGGCGCTGGCCGCCGTGACCCCGCGCAGCGGGATACTGCGCCTGGGTGAGCTGGAGATCGACCACGCGCAGCGCCGGGTCCGGGTGCGCGCCGAGGACGTCCACCTCACGCCGACCGAGTTCGACCTGCTGGTCTGCCTCGCCAACACCCCCCGCGCCGTGCTCTCCCGGGAGCAGCTGCTGGCCGAGGTGTGGGACTGGGCGGACGCCTCGGGCACCCGTACGGTCGACAGCCACATCAAGGCGCTGCGCCGGAAGATCGGCGCGGAGCGGATCCGTACCGTGCACGGGGTGGGCTACGCCCTGGAGACTCCCGCGCCATGA
- a CDS encoding spermidine synthase — translation MSATTAPEPMESPPVRSTDTPVVLDRREGPFGEVVLRERGEHFEIIANGCFLMDTSDGRSERLLIDVALASLPAGRTAPSVLIGGLGVGFSLVRAAEEERWGRIVVVEREQAIVDWHREGPLDRISGAALADPRTGILHTDLVDHLRTTTERYDALCLDIDNGPDWTVTEGNESLYSPAGLAHCHDRLNPGGVLAVWSAQPSPAFEQALRNAGFSGVRTEEVAVARGVPDVVHLALRTG, via the coding sequence ATGTCCGCGACGACCGCCCCCGAACCGATGGAATCGCCGCCTGTGCGCTCCACCGACACCCCCGTCGTCCTCGACCGCCGGGAGGGGCCCTTCGGCGAGGTCGTCCTGCGCGAGCGCGGGGAGCACTTCGAGATCATCGCCAACGGCTGCTTCCTGATGGACACCTCCGACGGACGCTCCGAGCGGCTGCTGATCGACGTCGCGCTGGCCTCACTGCCCGCCGGGAGGACGGCGCCCTCCGTGCTGATCGGCGGCCTGGGTGTCGGGTTCTCCCTGGTGCGGGCCGCCGAGGAGGAGCGCTGGGGGCGGATCGTGGTCGTGGAGCGGGAGCAGGCGATCGTGGACTGGCACCGCGAGGGGCCGCTGGACCGGATCTCCGGAGCGGCGCTGGCCGACCCCAGGACCGGGATCCTGCACACGGACCTGGTCGACCACCTCCGCACCACCACGGAGCGTTACGACGCGCTCTGCCTGGACATCGACAACGGGCCCGACTGGACGGTCACGGAGGGCAACGAAAGCCTCTACTCCCCGGCCGGTCTGGCGCACTGCCACGACCGTCTGAACCCGGGCGGCGTGCTCGCCGTCTGGTCCGCGCAGCCGTCGCCCGCCTTCGAGCAGGCATTGCGGAATGCCGGGTTCAGCGGGGTTCGGACGGAAGAAGTGGCCGTTGCCCGAGGTGTGCCCGACGTGGTCCATCTCGCACTCCGGACCGGCTGA
- the lon gene encoding endopeptidase La has product MTNESQAFTPIDLPVLPLDDEVVLPGMVVPLDLSDTEVRAAVEAAQAAARPGGGKPQVLLVPRIDGTYTGTGVLGTVEQVGRLSDGDPGALIRARDRVRIGAGTSGPGRALWVEGTVLETAAPDPLPGSAAELVKEYKALATSWLKKRGAWQVVDRIQQIEDVSALADNSGYSPFLSTAQKVQLLETVDPIARLKLAIQWLSEHLAEQDVAESIAKDVQDGVDKQQREFLLRRQLDAVRKELAELNGDPEDESDDYRARVEAADLPEHVRQAALKEVEKLERSSDQSPEGSWIRTWLDTVLELPWTERTEDAYDIRGAQEVLDAEHAGLADVKERITEYLAVRKRRADRGLGVVGGRRGGAVLALVGPPGVGKTSLGESVAHAMGRKFVRVALGGVRDEAEIRGHRRTYVGALPGRIVRAIKEAGSMNPVVLLDEIDKVGSDFRGDPAAALLEVLDPAQNHTFRDHYLEVELDLSDVVFLATANVLEAIPEALLDRMELVRLDGYTEDEKVVIARDHLLPRQLERAGLEKDEVALEESALRKLAGEYTREAGVRNLERAVARLLRKVAAQHELGDRELPFTVTDADLRGLIGRPHHVPESAQDPAERRTAVPGVATGLAVTGAGGDVLFVEASLADPETGASGLTLTGQLGDVMKESAQIALSFLRSHGAELELPVADLKDRGVHVHFPAGAVPKDGPSAGITLTTALASLLSGRLVRTDVAMTGEVSLTGRVLPIGGVKQKLLAAHRAGITTVVIPQRNEADLDDVPAEVLEKLDVHPVTDVRQVLEIALAPARTGERIPAAA; this is encoded by the coding sequence ATGACTAACGAGTCCCAGGCGTTCACACCGATCGACCTGCCCGTGCTGCCGCTCGACGACGAGGTCGTCCTGCCCGGCATGGTGGTGCCGCTGGACCTGTCCGACACCGAGGTGCGCGCCGCCGTCGAGGCCGCGCAGGCCGCAGCCCGTCCCGGCGGCGGAAAGCCCCAGGTGCTGCTGGTCCCGCGGATCGACGGCACGTACACGGGGACCGGTGTCCTCGGCACCGTCGAGCAGGTCGGACGCCTGTCGGACGGCGATCCGGGCGCCCTCATCCGGGCCCGTGACCGGGTCCGCATCGGAGCCGGGACCAGCGGTCCCGGCCGGGCGCTCTGGGTGGAGGGGACCGTGCTGGAGACCGCCGCCCCCGACCCGCTGCCCGGATCCGCCGCCGAGCTGGTCAAGGAGTACAAGGCGCTCGCCACCAGCTGGCTGAAGAAGCGCGGCGCCTGGCAGGTCGTGGACCGGATCCAGCAGATCGAGGACGTCTCCGCGCTCGCCGACAACTCCGGATACTCACCGTTCCTCTCGACCGCCCAGAAGGTCCAGCTCCTGGAGACCGTGGACCCGATCGCCCGGCTGAAGCTCGCCATCCAGTGGCTGAGCGAGCACCTTGCCGAGCAGGACGTGGCCGAGTCCATCGCCAAGGACGTCCAGGACGGCGTCGACAAGCAGCAGCGGGAGTTCCTGCTGCGCCGCCAGCTCGACGCCGTACGCAAGGAGCTCGCCGAGCTCAACGGCGACCCGGAGGACGAGTCCGACGACTACCGGGCCCGCGTCGAGGCCGCCGACCTGCCCGAGCACGTCCGCCAGGCCGCGCTCAAGGAGGTCGAGAAGCTGGAGCGCTCCAGCGACCAGTCCCCCGAGGGCTCCTGGATCCGCACCTGGCTGGACACCGTCCTCGAACTGCCGTGGACCGAGCGGACCGAGGACGCCTACGACATCCGCGGCGCCCAGGAGGTCCTGGACGCCGAGCACGCAGGCCTGGCCGATGTGAAGGAACGCATCACCGAGTACCTGGCGGTGCGCAAGCGCCGGGCCGACCGGGGCCTCGGCGTCGTCGGCGGGCGTCGCGGCGGAGCGGTCCTCGCCCTCGTCGGCCCGCCCGGCGTCGGCAAGACCTCGCTCGGCGAGTCCGTCGCGCACGCCATGGGCCGCAAGTTCGTCCGTGTCGCACTCGGCGGTGTCCGGGACGAGGCGGAGATCCGGGGCCACCGGCGTACGTACGTCGGCGCGCTCCCCGGCCGGATCGTGCGGGCCATCAAGGAGGCCGGTTCGATGAACCCGGTCGTCCTGCTCGACGAGATCGACAAGGTCGGCTCCGACTTCCGGGGCGACCCGGCCGCCGCTCTGCTCGAAGTCCTCGACCCGGCGCAGAACCACACCTTCCGCGACCACTACCTGGAGGTCGAGCTCGACCTCAGCGACGTCGTCTTCCTGGCCACCGCCAACGTCCTCGAAGCCATCCCGGAGGCCCTGCTCGACCGTATGGAGCTGGTCCGCCTCGACGGCTACACCGAGGACGAGAAGGTCGTCATCGCCCGGGACCACCTGCTCCCGCGCCAGCTGGAGCGGGCCGGTCTGGAGAAGGACGAGGTCGCCCTGGAGGAGTCGGCGCTGCGCAAGCTGGCCGGCGAGTACACCCGTGAGGCGGGCGTACGGAATCTGGAGCGGGCGGTGGCCCGGCTGCTCCGCAAGGTCGCGGCCCAGCACGAACTGGGCGACCGCGAGCTGCCGTTCACGGTGACCGACGCGGATCTGCGCGGCCTGATCGGGCGTCCGCACCACGTGCCCGAGTCCGCACAGGACCCGGCCGAGCGCCGCACCGCGGTGCCGGGCGTGGCCACCGGGCTCGCGGTGACCGGGGCCGGCGGTGACGTGCTCTTCGTCGAGGCGTCGCTCGCCGACCCGGAGACCGGGGCGTCCGGACTGACCCTGACCGGTCAGCTCGGGGACGTCATGAAGGAGTCCGCGCAGATCGCGCTGAGCTTCCTGCGGTCGCACGGCGCGGAGCTGGAGCTGCCGGTCGCCGACCTCAAGGACCGGGGCGTGCACGTCCACTTCCCGGCGGGCGCGGTCCCCAAGGACGGCCCGAGCGCCGGCATCACGCTGACGACCGCGCTGGCCTCGCTGCTCTCCGGACGCCTCGTCCGTACGGATGTCGCGATGACCGGTGAGGTGTCGCTGACCGGACGGGTCCTGCCGATCGGCGGCGTCAAGCAGAAGCTGCTGGCCGCGCACCGGGCGGGCATCACGACCGTGGTGATCCCCCAGCGCAACGAGGCCGACCTGGACGACGTCCCGGCCGAGGTGCTGGAGAAGCTGGACGTCCACCCGGTCACCGACGTCCGCCAGGTGCTGGAGATCGCCCTCGCCCCGGCCAGGACCGGGGAGAGGATCCCGGCCGCGGCCTGA
- a CDS encoding polysaccharide deacetylase family protein, which yields MPLPAMGLTAALVTVLTLTLSGCSMETTAPGSARGEAASDAKGEFGPVDCRKAKCIALTFDAGPGEDTPRLLDILKEKKVHATFFLLGKHHVVKHPDVVRRIEDEGHEVANHTWTHKVLTDRKPDEIRAELEKTQVAIERITGKKPRLMRPPQGRTDDTVSDISKELGLSQVLWSATAKDYSTNDSALIKKRILDQAGKDGVILLHDIYKGTVPAVPGIIDALQKDGYTFVTVPELMAPAEPQPGTIYRP from the coding sequence ATGCCGTTGCCCGCGATGGGGTTGACCGCGGCGCTGGTGACGGTGCTCACACTGACGTTGAGCGGCTGCTCGATGGAGACGACCGCGCCCGGTTCGGCACGCGGGGAGGCGGCGTCCGACGCCAAGGGCGAGTTCGGGCCGGTCGACTGCCGCAAGGCCAAGTGCATCGCCCTGACCTTCGACGCGGGACCGGGCGAGGACACGCCGAGGCTGCTGGACATCCTCAAGGAGAAGAAGGTGCACGCCACCTTCTTCCTGCTCGGCAAGCACCACGTCGTCAAGCACCCCGACGTGGTGCGGCGCATCGAGGACGAGGGCCACGAGGTGGCCAACCACACCTGGACGCACAAGGTGCTGACCGACCGGAAGCCGGACGAGATACGGGCCGAGCTGGAGAAGACCCAGGTGGCCATCGAGAGGATCACCGGCAAGAAGCCCCGGCTGATGCGTCCGCCGCAGGGCCGCACCGACGACACGGTCTCGGACATCAGCAAGGAGCTCGGGCTCTCCCAGGTGCTGTGGAGCGCCACGGCCAAGGACTACTCGACGAACGACTCCGCGCTGATCAAGAAGCGGATCCTCGACCAGGCGGGCAAGGACGGCGTCATCCTGCTGCACGACATCTACAAGGGCACCGTCCCCGCCGTGCCCGGGATCATCGACGCGCTCCAGAAGGACGGCTACACCTTCGTGACCGTCCCCGAGCTGATGGCCCCCGCCGAGCCGCAGCCGGGCACGATCTACCGCCCCTGA